From the Mycobacterium sp. DL592 genome, the window GTGACCGCGGAGATCGCCGGGACCCGCGGGGTGCCGATCGGGCAGACCGTCGTCTCGCCGCCCGCGCACACCGCGTTCCACACGCCGGTGGAGTTGGTGCACTTCATCGCGACCCTGCGCAGCCTGTCCGGCGGTAAGCCGGTCGGGTTCAAACTGTGCATCGGTGCGCGCACCGAATTCCTGTCGATCTGCAAGGCGATGGTGAAGACCGGCATCACCCCCGACTTCATCATCGTCGACGGCGCCGAGGGCGGCACCGGTGCCGCACCGCAGGAGTTCGAGGACCACGTCGGCATGCCGCTGACCGAGGGGCTGATGCTGGTGCACAACGCCTTGGTGGGAACCGGGCTGCGCCCGCACATCAAGGTCGGCGCCTCGGGCAAGGTGGCCAGCGGTGTCGACATCGTGAGCCGGCTGTGTCAGGGCGCGGACTTCACGCTGTCGGCGCGCGCCATGATGTTCGCGCTGGGCTGCATCCAGGCGATGAAGTGCAACACCAACCGCTGCCCCACCGGGGTGGCCACCCAGGACCAGGGGTTGGCGCGCGCACTGTACGTGCCGGACAAGATCGACCGGGTGGCCAACTTCCAGCGTGCGACCGTGGCCAGTGCGGCCCAGATCGTCGCCTCGATGGGGCTCGACGGGTTCGATCAGTTGGAGCCGTCGATGCTCAACCGCCGCATCGAAGGACAACGCACCCGCACCTATGCGGAGATCTACGACTGGCTGATGCCCGATGAGCTACTCGAGGACGCACCCGAGTCGTGGCTGTCGGACTGGATCGAAGCCAGCGCCGAGGAGTTTCGCTAGGCGGCGCCGGTCGACCCAGTAGGCCAACAAGCCGCCGACGGTGCCGAGCGCCGCGGACGTGACGATCGACAGCGGGGTGTAGGCCAGGATCATGTAGCCGAAGGCGACCGCGACGGCGAGCAACCCGTAGCGCGCAGTGGTCCAGTGCGCGGGATGCCCGAATCGGGTGCCCACCACCATCCCGAGAACCAGGGCGATCGCATGCCCGACGTTGGTGAAATCACCGCCGGACACTGCGGCCGAGCCGACCGCCACCGCCAGCCACCAGCCGGTCCAGGCCGCCCGCCAGCGCCGCGGTATCGCCGCGGTCAGCGCACCGAGGACACCGATGGCGCCGTAGCTCATCCCCACGTCGGTGACGTCGACCATCGACATCGACAGGGTGCCGACCCCGATCGCGGCAGCCAGGCCGGCGGCGACCAGCAGGGTGGCCCCGATGTGGCCGACGGCGAACGCGACCAGGAGCCGACGACTGCGCCACAGCAGCTCGGCCAGCGCCAGCAGCGCAACCAGGCCGGGCAGCCACACGTAGATGGGTCCGGTGTCGGTGACGAACGCGCTGCCGATCAGGGTTCCGAAGCGTCCGTCGCCCAGGTTGTGCAGATTGGTACTGGCGTGCCGAATCACCTGGTCGCGGACGTGGGGGCCCAGGAGGAGCAGCGCCGTCGCCACCGCAACCAGGGCGGTGGTGTAACCGAGGGTCACCCGGACGCGGGCCAGGCGCGCGAAGACTGCGACGAACATCGACATCCACTATGCCTGCGAGTCGGGGTCGTCCGCTTCCTCCTCAGGCGGGACGTCTTTGCGGGTGCGCAGCCGGTACATCGCCAGATCGGGGGGCACCCCATGGGCACGTGACCCGAAGACCTGGCGCCGTACCCGCTTGACGGTCACCCCGAGTGCGTCGAGGTCGTCCTGGTCGATCAGCCCCAGGGTCGTTTCGGAGACAATAAGTCCGCCTCGCGTGGCGCGTTCCATCACCCTGGCCGCGATGTTGACGTCGACGCCCAGCCAGTCCGACCCGATGCGCTGGGGCCGGCCGGTGTGGATCCCGGCGCGCATCCGCGGTGTATAGCCGTCGACCTCGACATTCCTGACCGCCTCGCGGGCCGCGATCGTCGCCCGCACCGCGGTGGCCGGCTCCGGGAAGACCGCCATCATGCCGTCACCCATGCGCTTGACGATGTGCCCGCCGGCGTCGAGCAGCGGTGGCTCGGCGACCTGGGCCACCCGGCGCAGCAGCCGAAGCGTGGCGTCGTCACCGGCCTGCAGCGACCAATCGGAGAAGCCGACGAGATCGGTGAACACCAGCGTCACCTCGGCATTGGCCGGACGCCCCGAGACCCGCTCGGACAGCGCCTGCCAGACCTGAAGTGTGGCCAAACTCACCTCCCGGGTGGCCGCATCCCGGTAGCGCAGCAGCCGGTCGGCCGCCCGCGCGGCGGCCCTGGCGCCGCCGTCTCCCGCTGCCGAAAGCGGATCGCCGAAGTCGGGATCCCCGGGCAGCGCCCGGCGAGCACGTCGGATCAGGGCGATGACGTCAGGGTTGTGGTTGGTGTTGTGCAACCACGCGGCGGGACCTCGTCCGGGCCGCGGAAGTTGATCGACGTCAACAGAGGGAACTGGTTGATCGTCGAACGGCTCGACGTCCACACGCTCAAGGGTAGGGAACGGCTTTCAGCCCGGCCAACGTGTGTGACGGGGCCAACGTCTCACTTCGTCAAACGACTGGTCACAGCTTCGTCGCCGCCGTAGACAACCGACGTTGTCAGACCTACCGTCGGACGATGAGGTCAACGAAGACCCAGAAGGCGGCCGAGCCCACCCCGCTCGGACCGGACTCACTGACGTGGAAGTACTTCGGCGATCTGCGTACCGGGATGCTCGGGGTGTGGATCGGATCGCTGCAGAACATGTACCCGCCGCTGGGCGCGGGCGTCGAGGAGCATTCGATCCTGCTACGTGAACCGCTGCAGCGGGTCGCGCGGTCGGTCTACCCGATCATGGGAGTCGTCTACGACGGCGCGCGCGCCCGGGACACCGGTGACCAGATCAAGGGATTCCACGCCTCCATCAAGGGCGTGGACACCGCGGGCCGGCGCTACCACGCACTGGATCCCGAGACCTTCTACTGGGCGCACGCCACCTTCTTCATGCTCATCCTCAAGGTCGCCGAGTACTTCTGCGGTGGCCTCACCGAGGCTGAGAAGCGTCAGCTGTTCGACGAGCACGTGCAGTGGTACCGGATGTACGGGATGAGCATGCGGCCCGTCCCGGACACCTGGGAGGAGTTCTGCGAGTACTGGGACCGGGTGTGCCGCGAGGATCTGGAGATCAACCGGGCCACCCTGGACATCTTTGATATCCGGATTCCCAAGCCGAAGTTCGTGCTGATGCCCACACCGGTGTGGGACCAGTTGGTCAAGCCGATGGTGGCCGGGCAGCGCTGGATCGCGGCAGGACTGTTCGACCCGGTGGTGCGGGAGAAGGCGGGTATGCGCTGGACACCCGGCGACGAGGTCCTACTGCGCCTGTTGGGCAAGGCGGTCGAAGTCGCATTCTGGGGTGTTCCCGACGAGATCCGACTACATCCGCGGGCCCTGTCGGCCTATCGGCGGGCCGCCGGGCGGCTTCCCGCAGACGGCCCGCTCGTGGAGGCGCCCGGTTTCGTGGCACCCCCGAAAGATCGGCGCGGTATGCCCATGCACTATGTCCCCAGACACAAGAGCCTCGTCGCACGCGCCGGGTCCTTGGTCCACACCACGTTCTCACTCGCCGGACTGCGGCCCGCCCGAGGACGTTCCGCAGCCGCCTGAACCGGAGATTGCCTTGATCGAATGGTCCGACGTCGACCTTGCCGTGCGTGATGCCGTCCGCGAGTTCGTCGACAAAGAAGTGCGCCCGCACGTCGACGAGCTGGAGAGCGGCGACATGGAGCCCTACCCCATCGTCCGAAAGTTGTTCGCCACCTTCGGTATCGACGAGATGGCACGCGAGTCGCTGAACAAGCGGCTGGACCGGCTGCGTGCCGGCGAGCCGTCGAAGTCCGGTGGCGGCGGCGGCATGTTCGGCGAGGGCGGCTCGGGCGGTATGGGTTTCGTCCTGCTCGCCGAATTGTGCCGGGTGAGCATGGGTCTGGTCACCGGGATGGGTGTGAGCCTAGGCCTGACGGTGCCGACCATTCAGGGCCGCGGCACGCTGGCCCAGCAGGAGCGGTGGCTGCCGGACCTGGTCACCTACGACAAGATCGGGGCGTGGGCGATCACCGAACCGGATTCGGGTTCGGATGCCTTCGGCGGCATGAAGTCCTATGTGGTGCGCGACGGCGACGACTACATCCTCAACGGGCAGAAAACCTTCATCACCAACGGGCCGGATGCCGACGTCGTGGTGGTGTACGCCAAGCTCGACGAGGGTGACCCGAGCGTGGACAAGCGCGACCGCAAGGTGCTGACGTTCGTGCTCGACCGTGGAATGGAAGGCTTTGTTCAGGCAAAGCCGTTCCGCAAGATGGGGATTCACAGCTCTCGCACCGGCGAGCTGTTCTTCGACAATGTGCGGCTCGGGCGTGACCGGCTACTGGGCGAGACCGAGGACAACTCCTCCGGGGACGGCCGCGCCAGCGCGCGGTCCAACTTCGCGGCCGAACGGATCGGCGTGGTCGCGATGGCGCTCGGAGCGATCGAGGAATGCCTGCGGTTGTGCGTGGACTACGCCAAGACACGGACGCTGTGGGGCAAGGAGATCGGTCAGTTCCAGCTGATCCAGCTGAAGCTGGCCAACATGGAAGTGGCCCGGATGAACGTCCGCAACATGCTGTTCCGGGTGATCGAGTGCGGGCAGACCGGCACCCCGATCTCGTTGGCGGAGGCCTCGGCGATGAAGTACTACTGCTCGCAGGCGGCCACCGACGTGGCGATGGACGCCGTGCAGCTGTTCGGCGGCAACGGCTACATGACGGAATACCGCGTGGAGCAGCTGGCCCGCGACGCGAAGTCGCTGATGATCTATGCCGGCAGCAACGAGGTGCAGATCACCCATGTCGCGAAGGGGTTACTCAGCGGTTAGCGGTGGCGCCGGGGCCGGTTCGGATGTGGTGCGATTTTTGCCCACCTCCGAGCGACAACGGCCCTACTGCCGCATTGCCGCGCCGCCGCACTGCCCCAGCGCCACACCACCGCACTGCCCCAGCCCCCGCGCGCACCGCGCGGGATCACCACCATGGTGATTCTTGCCCGCCTCCGAGCGACAACCGCCGAGCCTCGGCACGAAGCGCGAGCACCCGCTGATCGATTCGGTGCGCGGTGGAGCGGGGAATCGGTCCCGGACCGTAGCGGCCTCGTCCGAGCCGCCGGACGCGGCCGTAACGCACCTCCCAGCGCAGCGCGTCGGAGACGACTTTGCTTGGGCGCCCTTCGATAGCGAAGCCCCAATGGTCGAGCACGTCGAGCAGGGTCGGGATGGTGGCCGGCCCGTGGACTTGGACGTACATCGTTAGCGCGTAGCGGAGTTCGGTCCCCCGCAGAACCATCGCGTTACTCATGCCGCCAACGTCCCACACTGCACCGACACAATCTCAGTTGTCGCTCAGAGGTGGGCAAAAATCATGGTGGTCCCCGACTCCCGCACCTCCGGGAGCAGCCCCGCCGTCCTAGTCGGCAGACAGTGCGCGGGTCAGCGCACGCACCACTGCGCTGCGCCCCAATGCAACCTTGAACCCGTTCTGGCTCAATGGCTCTGCACCCATCAGAGCCTGCCGCGCCGCCGCCTCCAACACCGCCTCGTCGGGCCGCGCGCCGACCAACACCGACTCCGCGGCAGGCACCCGCCACGGCGTGGCCGCCACCCCGCCTAATGCGATAGAGGCCGACGAGATCACCCCGTCGGCCAGCGCCAGGCCCACAGCCGCCGACACCAGCGCGAACGCGTAGCTGTGCCGGTCGCGCAGCTTCACATACCACGAGTGCGGTGCGTACTGCGACGGCGGCAGCTCGACGGCGACGATCAATTCGGCTGACAACAAGCAGTTTTCGACATCCGGGGTATCACCGGGCAAGACGAAGAAGTCAGCCAACCGAACCTCTCGAGTACCCGACGGCCCGTGCAGGTGGACGCTCGCATCGAGTGCCGCCAGGGCAACGGCCATATCCGACGGATTGGTCGCCACGCACTTCTGGCTGGCGCCGAAGATCGCATGCTCCCGGTTGAATCCGTCGCGGGCCGCGCATCCCGAACCGGGCAGGCGTTTGTTGCACTGACCGAACTCGGTCTGCATGAAGTACGGGCAGCGGGTGCGCTGCACCAGGTTGCCCCCGACGGTAGCCATGTTCCGCAGCTGGGTGGTCGCGCCGCTGAGGATGGCCTGCGACAGCATCGGATACCGGCTGCGGATCAGCGGGTGGTTGGCCAGTGCGCTGTTGGTGACGCCCGAGCCGATCAGCACCCCACCGGACGCTGTGGTGGTCACCGACGTCAGCCCCAGCCGCCGGATGTCGACGAGTGCCGGCGGTTGCAGCACACCGTTTTTCATCAGGTCCACCAGGTTGGTACCGCCGGCCAGGTAGACGCCGCCGCTGTCCTGAACTGAACGGATCGCGTCGTCCACCGACGTGGCGTGCCCGAACGCAAATGTCTTCACGCCGAACCCTCCGCCACCGCGGCGATGGCATCGACGATGTTCGAGTACGCACCGCAACGACAGATGTTGCCTGCCATGCGTTCCCGGATCTCGTCCTCGGTGAGTGCCGGGCACCCGTCGAGAGCGGCGCTTCGGTCGCCGTCGAAGGACGCCGCGGAAAGGTCCCCGCGGGCGTGCTCGTGCAGCATCGCGTGCGCCGACGAGATCTGG encodes:
- a CDS encoding FMN-binding glutamate synthase family protein is translated as MTRLLIVAGVWAVALALGVLAVVVHGAWWIPAAIIAALAALGTWDVLQTKHTILRAFPILGHARFLAELLRPEIRQYFVESNTEASPFDRETRDMVYERAKGIKSDEPFGTERNVYGLGYEFLRHSLRARLATDLTPRVRLGGADCTQPYDIALLNVSAMSFGALSGNAIEALNGGAARGGFAHDTGEGAISPYHLKHGGDLIWEIGSGYFGCRDADGHFDAALFAEKAALPSVKAISIKLSQGAKPGLGGVLPGAKVTAEIAGTRGVPIGQTVVSPPAHTAFHTPVELVHFIATLRSLSGGKPVGFKLCIGARTEFLSICKAMVKTGITPDFIIVDGAEGGTGAAPQEFEDHVGMPLTEGLMLVHNALVGTGLRPHIKVGASGKVASGVDIVSRLCQGADFTLSARAMMFALGCIQAMKCNTNRCPTGVATQDQGLARALYVPDKIDRVANFQRATVASAAQIVASMGLDGFDQLEPSMLNRRIEGQRTRTYAEIYDWLMPDELLEDAPESWLSDWIEASAEEFR
- a CDS encoding rhomboid-like protein; the encoded protein is MFVAVFARLARVRVTLGYTTALVAVATALLLLGPHVRDQVIRHASTNLHNLGDGRFGTLIGSAFVTDTGPIYVWLPGLVALLALAELLWRSRRLLVAFAVGHIGATLLVAAGLAAAIGVGTLSMSMVDVTDVGMSYGAIGVLGALTAAIPRRWRAAWTGWWLAVAVGSAAVSGGDFTNVGHAIALVLGMVVGTRFGHPAHWTTARYGLLAVAVAFGYMILAYTPLSIVTSAALGTVGGLLAYWVDRRRLAKLLGAGFDPVRQPRLGCVLE
- a CDS encoding adenylate/guanylate cyclase domain-containing protein; its protein translation is MDVEPFDDQPVPSVDVDQLPRPGRGPAAWLHNTNHNPDVIALIRRARRALPGDPDFGDPLSAAGDGGARAAARAADRLLRYRDAATREVSLATLQVWQALSERVSGRPANAEVTLVFTDLVGFSDWSLQAGDDATLRLLRRVAQVAEPPLLDAGGHIVKRMGDGMMAVFPEPATAVRATIAAREAVRNVEVDGYTPRMRAGIHTGRPQRIGSDWLGVDVNIAARVMERATRGGLIVSETTLGLIDQDDLDALGVTVKRVRRQVFGSRAHGVPPDLAMYRLRTRKDVPPEEEADDPDSQA
- a CDS encoding oxygenase MpaB family protein is translated as MRSTKTQKAAEPTPLGPDSLTWKYFGDLRTGMLGVWIGSLQNMYPPLGAGVEEHSILLREPLQRVARSVYPIMGVVYDGARARDTGDQIKGFHASIKGVDTAGRRYHALDPETFYWAHATFFMLILKVAEYFCGGLTEAEKRQLFDEHVQWYRMYGMSMRPVPDTWEEFCEYWDRVCREDLEINRATLDIFDIRIPKPKFVLMPTPVWDQLVKPMVAGQRWIAAGLFDPVVREKAGMRWTPGDEVLLRLLGKAVEVAFWGVPDEIRLHPRALSAYRRAAGRLPADGPLVEAPGFVAPPKDRRGMPMHYVPRHKSLVARAGSLVHTTFSLAGLRPARGRSAAA
- a CDS encoding acyl-CoA dehydrogenase family protein, with the protein product MIEWSDVDLAVRDAVREFVDKEVRPHVDELESGDMEPYPIVRKLFATFGIDEMARESLNKRLDRLRAGEPSKSGGGGGMFGEGGSGGMGFVLLAELCRVSMGLVTGMGVSLGLTVPTIQGRGTLAQQERWLPDLVTYDKIGAWAITEPDSGSDAFGGMKSYVVRDGDDYILNGQKTFITNGPDADVVVVYAKLDEGDPSVDKRDRKVLTFVLDRGMEGFVQAKPFRKMGIHSSRTGELFFDNVRLGRDRLLGETEDNSSGDGRASARSNFAAERIGVVAMALGAIEECLRLCVDYAKTRTLWGKEIGQFQLIQLKLANMEVARMNVRNMLFRVIECGQTGTPISLAEASAMKYYCSQAATDVAMDAVQLFGGNGYMTEYRVEQLARDAKSLMIYAGSNEVQITHVAKGLLSG
- a CDS encoding xanthine dehydrogenase family protein subunit M gives rise to the protein MKTFAFGHATSVDDAIRSVQDSGGVYLAGGTNLVDLMKNGVLQPPALVDIRRLGLTSVTTTASGGVLIGSGVTNSALANHPLIRSRYPMLSQAILSGATTQLRNMATVGGNLVQRTRCPYFMQTEFGQCNKRLPGSGCAARDGFNREHAIFGASQKCVATNPSDMAVALAALDASVHLHGPSGTREVRLADFFVLPGDTPDVENCLLSAELIVAVELPPSQYAPHSWYVKLRDRHSYAFALVSAAVGLALADGVISSASIALGGVAATPWRVPAAESVLVGARPDEAVLEAAARQALMGAEPLSQNGFKVALGRSAVVRALTRALSAD